From a single Longimicrobiaceae bacterium genomic region:
- the rnr gene encoding ribonuclease R → MERDGSHPLAEEVIVPIKADLIIEYLRETAGRPLKAKELARGLKVPEVDYPEFKAQLQRLEDEGLLYRVKKQRYAAPEKINLVVGRLQTIRSGAGFVVPEDGAEDLFIPWQAMGSAVHGDRVIARVEKRRRGQRREGRIIKVLERARGTIVGIYHPARNFGFVVPEDRKLTRDVFIPPGQESGANDGDVVLVRISSWGDEHLGPAGEVETVLGHRAEAGVDVLAVVYGHGLPIDFPAEVTEEAERLRERGIRPEDLEGRRDLRDEVVFTIDPADARDHDDALSIRPVGDGRWRVGVHIADVSHYVREGTALDAEAMQRGTSVYLVDRVIPMLPEALSSDLCSLVPDRDRLALTLFLTVDEEGRVHEHELVRSVIRSRHRLSYDDAQSVIDGERSVDRETDEAIRTLVRISRALRSARERRGSLDFDLPEARVVLNTRGEPTDIQRVLRLESHRLIEDFMLLANETIARHAVRSRLPFLFRIHERPDADRLEQLRDFVATFGYRVGRRAEPRPKDLQQLLVRVQGRPEENLISTVVLRSMKQARYSHDNAGHFGLAAEHYTHFTSPIRRYPDLVVHRLASRAIIDGERLPESLREEALPTIARLSSERERVAVEAERDSVDLKKVEFMERHLGDEFSGTISGVTSFGLFVLLDDYFVEGLVHVSSLEDDYYVFLEEQFALVGEHTRRRFQLGGAIRIRIAAVDREERKIDFVLAESP, encoded by the coding sequence GTGGAGCGCGATGGTTCGCATCCCCTGGCCGAGGAGGTGATCGTGCCGATCAAAGCCGACCTCATCATCGAGTACCTGCGCGAGACCGCGGGGCGCCCGCTGAAGGCGAAGGAACTGGCTCGAGGTCTGAAGGTACCCGAAGTCGATTACCCGGAGTTCAAGGCGCAGCTCCAGCGGCTGGAGGACGAGGGGCTGCTGTACCGGGTGAAGAAGCAGCGTTACGCTGCGCCGGAGAAGATCAACCTGGTCGTGGGGCGGCTGCAGACGATCCGCAGCGGCGCGGGGTTCGTGGTGCCGGAGGATGGAGCGGAAGACCTGTTCATCCCGTGGCAGGCGATGGGCTCCGCCGTGCACGGGGACCGGGTGATTGCGCGGGTCGAGAAGCGGCGCCGCGGCCAGCGGCGGGAGGGCCGGATCATCAAGGTCCTCGAGCGCGCGCGGGGGACGATCGTCGGCATCTATCACCCGGCGCGCAACTTCGGCTTCGTGGTGCCGGAGGATCGGAAGCTGACGCGGGACGTCTTCATCCCGCCGGGTCAGGAGTCGGGCGCGAACGACGGGGACGTCGTGCTGGTCCGCATCTCGAGCTGGGGGGACGAGCACCTGGGTCCCGCCGGAGAAGTCGAGACGGTCCTCGGCCATCGGGCCGAAGCGGGGGTGGATGTCCTGGCCGTGGTGTACGGGCACGGGCTGCCGATCGATTTCCCGGCGGAGGTGACGGAGGAGGCGGAGCGCCTGCGCGAGCGGGGGATCCGCCCCGAAGATCTCGAGGGGCGCCGGGATCTCCGCGACGAAGTGGTCTTCACGATCGATCCCGCGGACGCGCGCGACCACGACGACGCACTGTCGATCCGACCGGTCGGCGACGGGCGTTGGCGGGTCGGCGTGCACATCGCCGACGTGAGCCATTACGTCCGCGAGGGGACGGCGCTGGATGCCGAGGCGATGCAGCGGGGGACGAGCGTCTACCTCGTCGACCGGGTCATCCCGATGCTGCCGGAGGCGCTGTCGTCGGACCTGTGCTCGCTCGTCCCCGACCGCGACCGCCTCGCGCTGACGCTGTTCCTCACCGTCGACGAGGAGGGGCGCGTCCACGAGCACGAGCTGGTGCGGAGCGTGATCCGGAGCCGGCACCGGCTCTCGTACGACGATGCGCAGTCGGTCATCGACGGCGAGCGGTCGGTGGACCGCGAGACCGACGAGGCCATCCGGACGCTCGTTCGGATCAGCCGGGCGCTGCGGAGCGCCCGTGAGCGGCGCGGCAGCCTGGACTTCGACCTGCCGGAGGCGCGGGTCGTGCTGAACACGCGGGGTGAGCCGACGGACATCCAGCGCGTGCTCCGGCTGGAGAGCCATCGCCTGATCGAGGACTTCATGCTGCTGGCCAACGAGACGATCGCACGGCACGCCGTGCGGTCGCGGCTGCCGTTCCTCTTTCGCATCCACGAGCGGCCGGACGCCGATCGGCTGGAGCAGCTCCGGGACTTCGTCGCCACGTTCGGGTACCGGGTCGGCCGGCGCGCCGAGCCGAGGCCGAAGGACCTCCAGCAGCTCCTGGTCCGGGTCCAGGGGCGGCCGGAAGAGAACCTCATCTCCACCGTCGTGCTCCGGTCCATGAAGCAGGCGCGATACAGCCACGACAATGCGGGGCACTTCGGGCTCGCGGCCGAGCACTACACGCACTTCACCTCGCCGATCCGGCGGTACCCGGACCTCGTCGTCCACCGACTGGCGAGCCGGGCGATCATCGATGGGGAGCGGCTGCCGGAATCGCTGCGGGAGGAGGCGCTTCCGACGATCGCGCGGTTGTCGAGTGAGCGAGAGCGCGTGGCCGTCGAGGCCGAACGCGACAGCGTCGACCTGAAGAAGGTCGAGTTCATGGAGCGACACCTGGGCGACGAGTTCTCGGGCACGATCAGCGGCGTGACGTCGTTCGGCCTGTTCGTGCTGCTGGACGACTATTTCGTCGAGGGGCTCGTGCACGTCAGCTCGCTGGAGGACGACTACTACGTCTTCCTCGAGGAGCAGTTCGCCCTGGTCGGCGAGCACACGCGCCGACGCTTTCAGCTCGGCGGCGCGATCCGAATCCGCATCGCGGCCGTGGATCGGGAGGAACGCAAGATCGATTTCGTGCTGGCGGAGTCGCCCTGA
- a CDS encoding diguanylate cyclase, translated as MFHSPRGAQPPAAVQAVARERGLHVVAHRDGAGMLSLVNQSFPVLIVLDGSDGAGSIALCETLKSDPFTAIIPVAFMLAQEDREYALRALESGADEVLRPAMEDREQLLRLRRALDRADRDVSVHPSTRLPGTVQIERDMADRLRSGELFAVCYADLDHFKEFNDRYGYNEGDRVILLLSRILRDVVKGHAPCGFIGHIGGDDFIFNVPLEHMRPCCEDILEIFDELIPYQYTEDDRRMGYFLGKDRRGNLLRVPIMTLSIGVVTNQHRHFTHTARISELATEMKSYAKTLTGSVYAVDRRRDAVPVVHAGFQETKGEAPSEQS; from the coding sequence GTGTTTCACTCGCCGCGAGGGGCGCAGCCGCCGGCCGCGGTGCAGGCCGTCGCGCGCGAGCGCGGTCTCCACGTCGTCGCCCATCGCGACGGCGCGGGGATGCTTTCGCTCGTGAACCAGAGCTTCCCGGTGCTCATCGTCCTGGACGGGAGTGACGGCGCCGGGAGCATCGCCCTGTGCGAGACGCTCAAGAGCGACCCGTTCACCGCGATCATCCCGGTGGCGTTCATGCTCGCGCAAGAGGACCGCGAGTACGCACTGCGCGCGCTCGAGAGCGGCGCGGATGAGGTGCTGCGCCCCGCCATGGAGGACCGCGAGCAGCTGCTGCGCCTCCGGCGGGCGCTGGACCGGGCCGACCGCGACGTGAGCGTGCATCCGAGCACGCGTCTGCCCGGCACCGTCCAGATCGAACGCGACATGGCCGACCGGCTCCGCAGCGGCGAGCTCTTCGCGGTCTGCTATGCGGACCTCGACCATTTCAAAGAATTCAACGACCGTTACGGGTACAACGAAGGCGACCGGGTCATCCTGCTCCTCTCGCGGATCCTGCGCGATGTGGTGAAAGGCCACGCGCCGTGCGGGTTCATCGGGCACATCGGCGGCGACGACTTCATCTTCAACGTCCCGCTCGAACACATGAGGCCGTGCTGCGAGGACATTCTCGAGATCTTCGATGAACTGATCCCGTACCAGTACACGGAGGACGACCGCCGGATGGGCTACTTCCTCGGCAAGGACCGCCGGGGCAACCTCCTGCGCGTCCCCATCATGACGCTCTCCATCGGCGTGGTGACGAACCAGCATCGGCACTTCACGCATACCGCGCGGATCAGCGAACTCGCGACGGAGATGAAGTCGTACGCGAAGACGCTGACCGGCTCGGTCTACGCCGTGGACCGTCGGCGCGACGCCGTTCCCGTCGTCCATGCCGGTTTCCAGGAAACGAAGGGCGAAGCGCCCTCGGAGCAGTCTTGA
- a CDS encoding zinc-ribbon domain-containing protein, whose product MNVRCTHCGTAYRIDPSRIPAGGAMARCARCQQAFRIDPAQAGGAGAPHAAHGHAAAPSAAASPGGAGLVAPKPTGPATPTPPAGPAGRPPAEPKPRVTVASSTGGAPAARPAPIFGPQDPEVRARRLARALVSDIIAYHQDRWERSVAAGTLREDFREEILKSWEEYVLQVGSERAHGTPYFRDALNEILAKGRQVF is encoded by the coding sequence ATGAACGTACGTTGCACCCACTGTGGCACCGCTTATCGCATCGATCCGTCGCGGATCCCGGCCGGCGGCGCGATGGCTCGCTGCGCCCGCTGTCAGCAGGCGTTCCGGATCGATCCCGCTCAGGCGGGCGGCGCGGGCGCGCCGCATGCGGCACACGGGCACGCAGCCGCGCCCTCGGCGGCGGCATCGCCGGGCGGCGCGGGCCTGGTCGCGCCGAAGCCGACGGGGCCGGCGACGCCGACGCCCCCGGCCGGGCCGGCGGGCCGGCCTCCCGCCGAGCCGAAGCCGCGGGTGACGGTCGCGTCGTCGACGGGGGGCGCGCCGGCGGCCCGCCCCGCCCCGATCTTCGGGCCGCAGGACCCGGAGGTCCGCGCCCGGCGCCTCGCCCGTGCACTCGTCTCGGACATTATCGCCTACCACCAGGACCGCTGGGAGCGGAGCGTGGCCGCGGGCACGCTCCGCGAGGATTTTCGCGAGGAGATCCTGAAGAGCTGGGAGGAGTACGTGCTCCAGGTGGGTTCCGAGCGGGCGCACGGCACGCCGTACTTCCGCGACGCGCTCAACGAGATTCTCGCGAAAGGACGGCAGGTCTTCTGA
- the prfB gene encoding peptide chain release factor 2 produces the protein MFDVEAKRSRIQELEQRMAEPGFWDDGAATREVIAEVKELKGWVEPWDRAAAKLGTLAELGELLAIEADPDMEAEWSAEVDALGREVERLELRNMLRGADDARDALVTIHPGAGGTESQDWAEMLMRMYSRWAEDHDYEVALLDLQPGEEAGIKSATLEVRGRYAYGFLKAEKGVHRLVRISPFDAQARRHTSFASVFVYPVVDDEIEVEINDKDLRIDTFRAGGKGGQHVNKTDSAVRITHLPTGIVVSCQNERSQTQNKATAMKMLKAALYQHEQEKRQAERDKVEAEKTEIGWGNQIRSYVFQPYTMVTDHRTELKIPDVQGVMNGDLDPFIEAYLKEHGARVA, from the coding sequence ATCTTTGACGTAGAGGCCAAGCGGAGCCGCATCCAGGAGTTGGAGCAGCGGATGGCGGAGCCGGGCTTCTGGGACGATGGCGCCGCCACGCGCGAGGTCATCGCGGAGGTCAAGGAGCTGAAGGGCTGGGTCGAGCCGTGGGACCGCGCGGCCGCGAAGCTCGGGACGCTGGCCGAGCTCGGCGAGCTGCTGGCCATCGAGGCGGACCCGGACATGGAGGCCGAGTGGAGCGCCGAGGTCGACGCGCTCGGCCGTGAGGTCGAGCGGCTGGAGCTGCGCAACATGCTGCGCGGCGCCGACGACGCGCGCGACGCGCTGGTGACGATCCATCCGGGCGCCGGCGGTACGGAGTCGCAGGATTGGGCGGAGATGCTCATGCGCATGTACTCGCGCTGGGCGGAGGACCACGACTACGAGGTCGCGCTGCTGGATCTCCAGCCGGGCGAGGAGGCCGGGATCAAGAGCGCGACGCTGGAGGTCCGCGGCCGGTACGCGTACGGCTTCCTGAAGGCGGAGAAGGGCGTGCACCGACTGGTGCGGATCTCGCCGTTCGACGCGCAGGCGCGACGGCACACGTCGTTCGCGAGCGTGTTCGTCTACCCGGTCGTGGACGACGAGATCGAGGTCGAGATCAACGACAAGGACCTGCGGATCGACACCTTCCGCGCCGGAGGCAAGGGCGGTCAGCACGTCAACAAGACGGATTCGGCGGTGCGGATCACGCACCTGCCGACGGGGATCGTCGTCTCGTGCCAGAACGAGCGGAGCCAGACGCAGAACAAGGCGACGGCCATGAAGATGCTCAAGGCGGCGCTTTACCAGCACGAGCAGGAGAAGCGCCAGGCGGAACGCGACAAGGTCGAGGCGGAGAAGACCGAGATCGGCTGGGGGAACCAGATCCGGTCCTACGTGTTCCAGCCGTACACGATGGTGACGGACCACCGGACGGAGCTGAAGATCCCGGACGTGCAGGGGGTCATGAACGGGGACCTCGACCCGTTCATCGAGGCGTATCTGAAGGAGCACGGGGCGCGAGTCGCCTGA
- the lysS gene encoding lysine--tRNA ligase — protein MGGAGAGSEARERRSQVVEARHEKLDELRRRGIEPFAYGYTVTHSAADARAAFEAAEGAGNLSDAGDGPEVRLAGRLTSLRGHGKSTFADLADRSGRIQLYFRKDELGETAYELLDLLDPSDWIGLEGVLFRTRMGEVTVRVRSFELLSKSLRPLPFGKEEVDPETGERRVYSGFADVEQRYRQRYADLAVHPAVREVFLTRTRLVSAIRRFLDARGYVEVETPVLQPLYGGASARPFTTHHHALDMPLYLRIADELYLKRLIVGGLERVYEIGKDFRNEGIDRTHNPEFTMLEFYQAFADYEDMMALVEELLGAVVREVTGGSTALEYQGVRIDFAPPFRRLPYFEALRQYGDLDARAMDDAALRDAVRSFAVEDVDTMGRPKLIDELFKALVEPHLDQPVFITDYPREISPLAKPKRGDPELVERFELIVAGREIANAFSELNDPIDQRERFMAQVRLREQGDEEAQSYDEDYIRALEYGMPPTGGVGIGIDRLVMLLTDQASIRDVILFPTLRPE, from the coding sequence ATGGGCGGAGCGGGAGCGGGGTCGGAGGCCCGGGAGCGGAGGAGTCAGGTCGTCGAGGCGCGCCACGAGAAGCTGGACGAGCTCCGGCGGCGCGGGATCGAGCCGTTCGCGTACGGCTACACAGTCACGCATTCGGCGGCCGACGCCCGCGCCGCATTCGAGGCGGCCGAGGGCGCGGGCAACCTCTCGGATGCCGGCGACGGGCCGGAGGTCCGACTCGCCGGCCGGCTGACGTCGCTGCGCGGGCACGGGAAAAGCACGTTCGCGGACCTGGCCGACCGCAGCGGCCGCATCCAGCTGTACTTCCGCAAGGACGAGCTCGGCGAGACGGCGTACGAGCTGCTCGACCTCCTGGACCCGAGCGACTGGATCGGGCTCGAGGGCGTGCTGTTCCGGACCCGGATGGGCGAGGTCACGGTGCGGGTGCGGTCGTTCGAGTTGCTGTCCAAGTCGCTGCGGCCGCTGCCGTTCGGCAAGGAGGAGGTGGACCCGGAGACCGGGGAGCGCCGCGTCTACAGCGGCTTCGCCGACGTGGAACAGCGGTATCGGCAGCGGTACGCGGACCTGGCGGTGCACCCGGCCGTGCGGGAGGTGTTCCTGACGCGAACCCGGCTGGTGAGCGCGATCCGACGCTTCCTGGACGCGCGCGGGTACGTGGAGGTCGAGACGCCGGTGCTCCAGCCGCTCTACGGCGGCGCCTCGGCGCGGCCGTTCACGACCCACCACCACGCCCTCGACATGCCGCTCTACCTCCGCATCGCGGACGAGCTGTACCTCAAGCGGCTGATCGTCGGCGGGCTGGAGCGGGTGTACGAGATCGGCAAGGACTTCCGGAACGAGGGGATCGACCGGACGCACAACCCCGAGTTCACGATGCTGGAGTTCTACCAGGCGTTCGCGGACTACGAGGATATGATGGCGCTGGTCGAAGAGCTGCTCGGCGCGGTCGTGCGCGAAGTGACCGGCGGCTCGACGGCGCTCGAGTACCAGGGCGTGCGCATCGACTTCGCGCCGCCGTTCCGGCGGCTCCCGTACTTCGAGGCGCTGCGCCAGTACGGCGACCTGGACGCGCGGGCCATGGATGACGCCGCGCTGCGCGACGCCGTCCGCTCGTTCGCCGTCGAGGACGTCGACACGATGGGCCGGCCGAAGCTGATCGACGAGCTGTTCAAGGCGCTCGTGGAACCGCACCTCGACCAGCCGGTATTCATCACCGACTATCCGCGCGAGATCTCGCCGCTCGCGAAGCCGAAGCGGGGGGATCCGGAGCTGGTCGAGCGATTCGAGCTGATCGTGGCCGGACGGGAGATCGCGAACGCGTTCAGCGAGCTGAACGATCCGATCGACCAGAGGGAGCGCTTCATGGCGCAGGTTCGGCTCCGCGAACAGGGCGATGAAGAGGCCCAGAGCTACGACGAGGACTACATCCGCGCGCTCGAGTACGGCATGCCGCCCACGGGCGGGGTGGGGATCGGCATCGACCGGCTGGTGATGCTCCTCACCGACCAGGCGTCGATCCGCGACGTCATCCTGTTCCCGACCCTGCGGCCGGAGTGA
- a CDS encoding ABC transporter permease, which translates to MKRLDWFIARRYLSSRRKGRFLSLITVIAVGGICLGVTALITVIAVMTGLQRDLQGKILGNNPHIFVFEPGQSFRLEHYEGLLRSVREVPGVVAAAPLVMTQVGLVKENGEYAQAGQLWGIDPDAEGPPLTVVQERIRSGEYSLGPTQTGLPGILVGRRLADKMSLMPGDIVTIISGENIKTGPLGELRPATEQFEVTGRFETGMYDYDSQFIYAPIAAVQDLLDLPANTVSGLAVNVVDPWRADAVAVAVEDALGFPYFTQSWIELNATLFSALKLEKLALFVILSLIILVAAFNIVSTLVMVVKDKTKEIGILKSMGLTDARVLRVFLLQGLAIGLVGTALGTVGGLTLVWLLDRYKFITLPGDVYFVDTLPVALDPVDLLLIVCVSILIALLATVHPARQASRLQPVEAIRHE; encoded by the coding sequence GTGAAGAGGCTGGATTGGTTCATCGCGAGGCGGTACCTGTCCTCGCGCCGGAAGGGGCGGTTCCTCTCGCTGATCACGGTGATCGCGGTCGGCGGGATCTGCCTCGGCGTGACCGCGCTGATCACCGTGATCGCGGTCATGACCGGGCTGCAGCGTGACCTGCAGGGCAAGATCCTCGGGAACAACCCCCACATCTTCGTGTTCGAGCCGGGCCAGTCGTTCCGGCTCGAGCACTACGAGGGGCTGCTCAGGTCCGTGCGCGAGGTGCCCGGCGTGGTCGCCGCGGCGCCGCTGGTCATGACGCAGGTCGGGCTGGTGAAGGAAAACGGCGAGTACGCCCAGGCCGGGCAACTCTGGGGGATCGACCCCGACGCCGAGGGCCCGCCGCTCACGGTGGTGCAGGAGCGGATCCGGTCGGGCGAGTACTCGCTCGGCCCGACGCAGACGGGGCTCCCCGGGATCCTGGTCGGGCGGCGGCTGGCGGACAAGATGAGCCTGATGCCGGGCGACATCGTCACGATCATCTCGGGCGAGAACATCAAGACCGGTCCCCTCGGGGAACTCCGGCCGGCCACCGAGCAGTTCGAGGTGACGGGCCGCTTCGAGACCGGGATGTACGACTACGACAGCCAGTTCATCTACGCACCCATCGCCGCCGTCCAGGACCTGCTCGACCTGCCGGCGAACACCGTGAGCGGCCTGGCCGTGAACGTCGTCGATCCGTGGCGCGCCGACGCCGTCGCCGTCGCGGTCGAGGACGCCCTGGGCTTCCCCTACTTCACGCAGTCCTGGATCGAACTGAACGCCACGCTCTTCTCCGCCTTGAAGCTGGAGAAGCTGGCGCTGTTCGTCATCCTGTCGCTGATCATCCTGGTTGCCGCGTTCAACATCGTCAGCACGCTGGTCATGGTGGTGAAGGACAAGACGAAGGAGATCGGGATCCTGAAGTCGATGGGACTGACCGACGCCCGGGTGCTGCGGGTCTTCCTGCTCCAGGGTCTGGCGATCGGGCTGGTCGGCACGGCACTCGGCACCGTCGGCGGTCTCACGCTTGTATGGCTGCTCGATCGCTATAAATTCATCACTCTCCCGGGCGACGTCTATTTCGTCGACACGCTGCCCGTCGCACTGGACCCCGTCGACCTGCTGCTGATCGTGTGCGTCAGCATCCTGATCGCGCTGCTGGCGACGGTCCACCCGGCGCGCCAGGCATCCCGGCTCCAACCCGTGGAGGCGATCCGACATGAGTGA
- a CDS encoding ABC transporter ATP-binding protein, producing MSEARVVRIDPMADAAAAEPVLEGRALSRVYIGGDQRELVILDGVEIRVAPGEVVAIVGASGAGKSTLLHLLGGLDRPTAGEVVVAGQSLAGLSDRDLADVRNRRIGFVFQFHHLLQEFTALENVMMPMLIAGRPEGEAEERARLLLDEMGLGARVRHTPRELSGGEQQRVAVARALANEPTVVIADEPSGNLDAHTSERLHDLFFRVREEYGVALVLATHNRELADRADRVLLLKEGQLQSFHTV from the coding sequence ATGAGTGAAGCGCGCGTGGTCCGGATCGACCCCATGGCGGACGCCGCGGCCGCGGAACCGGTCCTCGAAGGCCGGGCGCTGAGCCGGGTCTACATCGGCGGCGACCAGCGCGAACTCGTCATCCTGGACGGTGTAGAGATCCGTGTGGCCCCCGGCGAGGTGGTCGCGATCGTCGGCGCGAGCGGCGCGGGGAAGTCCACGCTGCTCCACCTGCTGGGTGGGCTGGACCGCCCGACGGCCGGCGAAGTGGTCGTGGCCGGCCAGTCGCTGGCGGGGCTGTCCGACCGCGATCTCGCGGACGTCCGGAACCGGCGCATCGGCTTCGTCTTCCAGTTCCACCACCTGCTCCAGGAGTTCACGGCGCTGGAGAACGTGATGATGCCGATGCTGATCGCGGGCCGGCCGGAGGGCGAGGCGGAAGAGCGGGCGCGTTTGCTCCTCGATGAGATGGGGCTGGGCGCCCGGGTCAGGCACACGCCGCGCGAGTTGAGCGGCGGCGAGCAGCAGCGCGTCGCCGTGGCGCGCGCCCTGGCGAACGAGCCGACGGTCGTCATTGCGGACGAGCCGAGCGGGAACCTCGACGCGCACACGAGCGAGCGCCTGCACGACCTGTTCTTCCGGGTTCGGGAGGAGTACGGCGTGGCGCTGGTCCTGGCGACGCACAACCGCGAGCTGGCCGACCGCGCGGACCGCGTGCTCCTCCTCAAGGAAGGGCAACTCCAGAGCTTCCACACGGTGTAG
- a CDS encoding UvrB/UvrC motif-containing protein — protein MLCDHCGENEAVIHLTQIVDNQMSTFHLCEACAEEKGLEPGVNAGNFPLTDFLAQIGKGIGAEGGAAVGACAYCGLKLEDFKKTGRLGCPHCYVTFEVHLRSLLRRLHGGTQHVGKVYLPPDPTQAQRQQRLSGLRRKLDKAVASEDFERAAELRDQIRALEAAT, from the coding sequence ATGCTCTGCGACCACTGCGGCGAGAACGAGGCGGTCATTCACCTCACGCAGATCGTCGACAACCAGATGAGCACGTTCCATCTGTGTGAGGCGTGCGCGGAGGAGAAGGGCCTGGAACCGGGGGTCAACGCCGGGAACTTCCCGCTGACCGACTTCCTCGCCCAGATCGGGAAGGGGATCGGCGCCGAGGGCGGCGCCGCCGTGGGCGCGTGTGCGTACTGCGGGCTCAAGTTGGAGGATTTCAAGAAGACCGGTCGGCTGGGCTGCCCGCACTGCTACGTCACGTTCGAGGTCCACCTGCGGAGCCTGCTCCGGCGGCTCCACGGCGGCACGCAGCACGTGGGGAAGGTGTACCTGCCGCCCGACCCGACGCAGGCGCAGCGGCAGCAGCGGCTCAGCGGCCTGCGTCGCAAGCTGGACAAGGCGGTCGCGAGCGAGGACTTCGAGCGGGCTGCGGAGCTGCGCGACCAGATCCGCGCGCTGGAGGCGGCGACGTAA